A window of Streptomyces gilvosporeus contains these coding sequences:
- a CDS encoding urea transporter — protein sequence MTTRDVANTAAPDTVETPAPPGPVRLTVQLVRGFGQLSLQANVWAGVLFLLALFVGSWQMGVFALLGTAVSTATAYALGTDKRTLDLGLQGFGGCLTGIAFVLFLGPAPSTYVLTAGSAVVCVLLYSALSTLLAPWQLPVLTTPFCIVCGAVMSAAPAFTRVWHGVSPAALPVSAPAGAAYTWTDLWHGFFTNIAQVALSAHWYVGMIMLLGLFVAGFRQGLAAVLGSAVAVLVAWALGAPPDAVAAGVYGYNAVLVVIALGTLFLAGTVGRVLYTLLGAATTTVLTATLNAYFAPFGGRTLTWPFILTTWLFLAALPAIPRIRRAL from the coding sequence ATGACCACTCGGGACGTAGCGAACACGGCCGCACCGGACACCGTCGAAACCCCCGCGCCCCCCGGCCCGGTCCGCCTCACCGTGCAACTGGTCCGTGGCTTCGGCCAGCTCAGCCTTCAGGCGAACGTATGGGCCGGGGTCCTCTTCCTGCTCGCGCTCTTCGTGGGCAGCTGGCAGATGGGGGTCTTCGCGCTGCTGGGCACCGCGGTCTCCACCGCGACCGCGTACGCCCTGGGCACCGACAAGCGCACCCTCGACCTCGGGCTGCAAGGCTTCGGCGGCTGCCTCACCGGCATCGCCTTCGTCCTCTTCCTCGGGCCCGCGCCCTCGACCTATGTGCTGACGGCAGGCAGCGCCGTCGTCTGCGTGCTGCTCTACTCGGCGCTGAGCACCCTGCTGGCGCCCTGGCAACTCCCGGTGCTGACCACGCCGTTCTGCATCGTCTGCGGGGCGGTGATGAGCGCGGCCCCCGCCTTCACCCGGGTCTGGCACGGCGTGAGCCCGGCCGCCCTCCCCGTCTCGGCCCCCGCCGGCGCCGCTTACACCTGGACCGACCTGTGGCACGGGTTCTTCACCAACATCGCCCAGGTCGCCCTCTCGGCCCACTGGTATGTCGGCATGATCATGCTGCTGGGACTGTTCGTGGCCGGGTTCCGCCAGGGGCTGGCCGCCGTCCTGGGCAGCGCCGTCGCCGTCCTCGTCGCCTGGGCCCTGGGCGCCCCGCCGGATGCGGTCGCCGCGGGCGTCTACGGCTACAACGCGGTCCTGGTGGTCATCGCCCTGGGCACCCTCTTCCTGGCCGGAACGGTGGGGCGTGTGCTCTACACCCTGCTGGGCGCGGCCACCACCACCGTGCTCACCGCCACCCTCAACGCGTACTTCGCGCCCTTCGGCGGACGCACCCTCACCTGGCCCTTCATCCTCACCACCTGGCTGTTCCTGGCCGCGCTCCCCGCCATCCCGCGGATCCGGCGCGCCCTTTGA
- a CDS encoding carboxymuconolactone decarboxylase family protein, translating into MIERINLTDAFPAAYRQIRELRDTVEAAAESAGLDPKLLELVKIRASQINGCAFCLDLHIRDARRMGEDDRRLSLLAAWWETDLYTPQERAALALTEAVSKLSQVQDVPDEVYREATAHLTKEQYTAVVWSISVINAFNRLAVTSRKPLPARAPAS; encoded by the coding sequence ATGATCGAACGCATCAACCTCACGGACGCGTTCCCCGCGGCCTACCGGCAGATACGGGAATTACGGGACACCGTCGAGGCCGCGGCCGAATCCGCGGGACTCGACCCGAAGCTGCTCGAATTGGTCAAGATCCGGGCGTCGCAGATCAACGGCTGCGCCTTCTGCCTCGATCTCCACATCAGGGATGCCCGCAGGATGGGTGAGGACGACCGCCGGCTGTCGCTGCTCGCGGCCTGGTGGGAAACCGACCTCTACACACCCCAGGAGCGCGCCGCCCTGGCGCTCACCGAGGCGGTCAGCAAGCTCTCGCAGGTCCAGGACGTACCGGACGAGGTGTACCGGGAGGCGACCGCCCACCTGACCAAGGAGCAGTACACCGCCGTCGTCTGGTCGATCAGCGTGATCAACGCCTTCAACCGGCTCGCGGTCACCAGCCGCAAGCCGCTGCCCGCCCGCGCCCCCGCCTCATAA
- a CDS encoding alpha-hydroxy acid oxidase: MTKRRLPRPSELAQILRPKPVVLSPTDRRLESAHTIADLRYIARRRSPRAVFDYTDGAAEAEISLRRARQTFRDIEFHPGVLRGAAEVDTGVEILGKRSALPFAFAPTGFTRMMNHEGEPAVVRVAQRAGIPYALSTMGTTSIEEVAAVAPTARKWFQLYVWRDRGAGRELIDRAHRAGYDTLILTVDTPVGGARLRDMRNGLTIPPALTLSTFLDGARHPAWWFNLLTTEPLTFASLSSYQGTVAELIDEMFDPTLNLDDLDWVRESWPGKLVVKGIQSAEDARDMVKHGVDAVILSNHGGRQLDRAPTPLRLLPAAVDAVQGEAEVWLDTGILSGADIVAALAHGATACLVGRAYLYGLMAGGERGVQRATDILRTEIVRTMRLLGVNSIADLRPAHVTVR; this comes from the coding sequence GTGACCAAGCGCCGCCTGCCCCGACCGAGCGAGCTCGCACAAATCCTGCGGCCGAAGCCCGTTGTCCTCAGCCCCACCGACCGCCGGCTCGAATCCGCCCACACCATTGCCGATTTGCGGTACATAGCGCGCCGTCGCAGTCCCCGCGCCGTGTTCGACTACACCGATGGTGCGGCCGAGGCCGAAATCAGTCTGCGCCGGGCCCGGCAGACCTTCCGCGATATCGAATTCCACCCCGGTGTGCTGCGGGGGGCGGCCGAGGTGGACACCGGCGTCGAGATCCTCGGCAAGCGTTCCGCCCTCCCGTTCGCCTTCGCGCCGACCGGGTTCACCCGCATGATGAACCACGAGGGCGAGCCGGCCGTCGTCAGGGTGGCCCAGCGGGCCGGCATTCCCTACGCCCTGTCCACCATGGGCACGACCTCGATCGAAGAGGTCGCCGCGGTCGCGCCGACCGCCCGCAAGTGGTTTCAGCTGTATGTGTGGCGGGACCGCGGCGCGGGCCGTGAGCTGATCGACCGTGCCCACCGGGCCGGTTACGACACCCTCATCCTGACCGTGGACACCCCGGTGGGCGGTGCGCGGCTGCGCGATATGCGCAACGGGCTGACCATCCCGCCGGCGCTCACCCTGAGCACGTTCCTCGACGGTGCGCGGCATCCGGCATGGTGGTTCAACCTGCTGACCACCGAGCCGCTGACCTTCGCCTCGCTGAGCTCGTACCAGGGCACGGTCGCCGAGCTGATCGACGAGATGTTCGACCCGACCCTGAACCTCGACGATCTGGACTGGGTGCGCGAGTCCTGGCCCGGCAAGCTCGTCGTCAAGGGCATCCAGAGCGCCGAGGACGCCCGCGACATGGTCAAGCACGGCGTCGACGCGGTCATTCTCTCCAACCACGGGGGGCGTCAGCTGGACCGGGCGCCCACCCCGCTGCGGCTGCTGCCCGCCGCGGTGGATGCGGTACAGGGCGAGGCGGAGGTCTGGCTGGACACCGGCATCCTCTCCGGTGCGGACATCGTCGCCGCGCTGGCGCACGGCGCCACCGCCTGTCTGGTCGGCAGGGCCTATCTGTACGGGCTGATGGCGGGCGGGGAGCGGGGCGTCCAGCGCGCGACCGACATCCTGCGCACCGAGATCGTGCGGACGATGCGGCTGCTCGGCGTGAACAGCATCGCCGATCTGCGCCCGGCACATGTCACGGTGCGCTGA
- a CDS encoding sulfite exporter TauE/SafE family protein, with the protein MDLVALLAVAGAGLLSGAVNSIAGGGSLLLFPALLGVGLPTLTANVTNSVANWPGWVGQVYGFADDLKAQSRRRLVLLSVATGVGTVAGSLLLLVTTSATFDLVVPVLVLFASLLLAGQKQVKKLVRPADRAAAPADGRRHLAVLALVMVGAGVYGGYFGGAMGVIMLVALALATSDGLRRLNALKAALSLVDSTISLLIFAVWGPVDWTAVAVAAPTALIGGYLGARLARRLNEEVLRWMVVAAGLSVSTALFVT; encoded by the coding sequence GTGGATTTAGTGGCTCTGCTCGCCGTGGCGGGCGCCGGTCTGCTGTCGGGTGCGGTGAACTCGATCGCCGGCGGCGGCTCATTGTTGCTGTTCCCCGCGCTGCTCGGCGTCGGACTGCCGACGTTGACGGCGAATGTGACCAACTCCGTGGCCAACTGGCCGGGTTGGGTCGGGCAGGTGTACGGGTTCGCGGACGACCTCAAGGCGCAGTCACGGCGCCGGCTGGTGCTGCTGTCCGTGGCCACCGGCGTCGGCACCGTCGCCGGTTCCCTGCTGCTGCTGGTCACCACGAGCGCCACCTTCGACCTGGTGGTGCCCGTGCTCGTCCTGTTCGCCAGTCTGCTGCTGGCCGGGCAGAAACAGGTCAAGAAGCTGGTACGGCCGGCCGACCGGGCGGCGGCCCCGGCCGACGGGCGGCGCCATCTGGCGGTGCTGGCCCTGGTGATGGTCGGCGCCGGTGTGTACGGGGGCTACTTCGGCGGGGCGATGGGCGTGATCATGCTGGTGGCGCTGGCGCTCGCCACCTCCGACGGCCTGCGCCGGCTCAACGCGCTGAAGGCGGCGCTGTCACTGGTCGACTCGACCATCAGTCTGCTGATCTTCGCCGTATGGGGGCCGGTCGACTGGACGGCGGTGGCGGTCGCCGCCCCGACCGCGCTGATCGGCGGCTATCTCGGGGCCCGCCTGGCTCGGCGGCTCAACGAAGAGGTGCTGCGCTGGATGGTGGTGGCCGCGGGCCTCTCCGTCTCGACGGCCCTGTTCGTGACCTGA